The genomic region GCATGGACTGGATTGATGGTGAAGAGGAAGAGAACAGGACAGGCTAGAGAGAGATGCAGGAGCAAAATCAGCAGGAGTTGGTGATGAATGTGAGGGAGTGAGGAAGGAGCTATCAAAGATGATCGCAAGGTTCCAAAGAGAACAAATTCAGTCGCGAACTTTGTATAGTGTGAGGTGAGATCAAGCAGAGATGTTGAAGTCGGTGGCTGGATGTTTGGGCCTGGAACTCAGGGTCAGGGGCTGGGTTGGAGATATGAGTTTGAGAGACATCATTTATGGAAGCTGACTGGAACCATGCAGTGGGTAAGACCACGCAAGGAGAGTATggtggcagagaaaaaaagaggatgcaaagGCAACTGCGGTGGGGGGTGAGACTAGAGATAcagaaggaaaaccaggagagtgtgGAGTCACAggatttcaaaataaacaaaactgtgACTGAGAAGGAGAGATAGGACAACAATGATGAATGATGCTGAAAGGTCAAGCAAGATAAAGATTAGGTCATTGATGCATGAGAGAAGTTTTAGTGACGTGGTGAGAATAGAAGTCATAATCCCAGGTAACTGAGAAATGATAGGAAAAGTAAAGCCATGGATGTCTCAAATGTAGACCACCTTTCAAACTGTGACATTACTTCTAGAGGGCTTTCACTATATGCTGGACCATGTTGGTCCCCTGCACCTTCACCATATTAACACCGTTTCATGTTATTGTCATTCCTCATTTGTCTGAACAGGAATAGGCCTGAGATGGAGCTGGGTAGCACTAAACAAGAGGAGGAGATGGTTCCTCCTCTGCCCACTCTGGAACCCCTGGGGACTTTTTCTGGGAAGATAGCCAGATGTGGGGTTAACaacacaggctctggagccaggaaGCCCTGAATCCTGGCTCAGCTCAGATGTATTGCCCCTCTTCTCTCACCAGGGGTAAACCCCTCCATGAAATGGGACAGAAACTGCCTTCTCACAGGGTTAAATAAAGGATTGTGGAGGGAGAGCCCAGGAAAGCCAATGAGCTTGCTCTGGATAAGGGCCACCACTCAGGAAGGCAGAAGTACCCTCAGACACCTTCTGAGGAGGGCAGGCTCCCAAGATCTCCCTCCTACATGAAGTGGCTGCTGCTCACTTTGTGCTGCAGGGAAAACTGACCCTGTTCTGACATGCGCCATGAAAGAAGCCAACCACTTCAAATATGGCCCATGGGCCAACTGAAGGACTATGGCCAGCAGAATAGGGACACCAGGTTACAGTCAGAAAAGTCCTGTACCTCCAATCCTGAGTCTTAGTGGCCACCAGGAATACTTGGTGTGGTACCAGCTTCCACCTTGCATCTTGCAGCAAATCACCTTTGTAGTATCGCGCTTAGGCAGTATGGGGTAGTAGTTAAGTAAGTGTTCTAGAGCCATGCTGACTGTGTTCAGATACTGGCTTTTCTGTTAATAGctctgggaccttgggcaagttacttaacctctcaatttcctcatctgtaaaatggagaaaataatttttaagtgttgTTGTAAATGTAGTAAGCATTATTACTGtccaaaggaaatttggacacatatGCAAATTTCTTCCCAGCAAAGAGCAAAAGCTAACACCAGTGTTTTCTGGTCTTGCAGGGTTTGACTTGCCAGGAGGTAGTGCCCACAGTTCAGGCTTCAGATGCAGGTGTGGAAGCACCAGAATGATATCCAAAGAGACTTGTTGACAGAAATCTGGATTCCAGCCACGATTCccgtgtgatcttgggcaagctgCTCCTGCAGGTGGACCATACAGAGCTTCTAAAACGCGAGGAAGTGATCCCCGGCCCGGATCTCCAGCCCGGATCTCCAGCCCCGGCTCCTGGGCCTGAGACCTTACCCCGGCCGTAGCCAGGACCTAGCTTCTGAGACTGCGCAAGCGCACAGGAACCGGAACCATAAGGACAGAGCCTGAGGAGAACACTGAGCGTCGCTCATGTGCGTCCAATCACAAATGACGTCCTTCCCGTTCCCGCCCTGTAGGCGGGAGCACCCAATCAACACCGAAAGTGTGAGCCATACCTACGGTGCGGTCCTGCGGCTGTGGTATTGTACATGGAGTATCTCCGGGAGGGTTGTGCGATCGTCTTCTGTGCCTGAGGCCGGGATTAGCCCCAGCTCTCCGGATGTCAGTGGCCTTCGTACCCGACTGGCTGCGGGGCAAAGCGGAAGTCAATCAAGAGACTATCCAGCGGGTGAGCGTCGACGCAGGCAGAGAGAAGGGGTTCCTTAGTAGATATCCTAGGGGGCTACAAAATGCGGGAAGCTTCTTGGAGGGAGTGCCATCCGAGCTGAGACTTATGGCCCTCATAGGCTGTTTACCTGCGGGTTAGGAGTCAACAGGAATACGGACTGAAATGGGGGCGGAGTCAGCAAAGGCCCCGGGTCAGGACAGAACGGCAAGGGGCGTGCAGTCCTCCCTGCCGTCCTTACCCCACGCTATGTCGACCCTTTCTGTTATCTTTTAGCTCCTGGAGGAGAATGACCAGCTGATTCGCTGTATCGTGGAGTATCAGAACAAGGGCCGGGCGAACGAATGCGTCCAGTAAGTATCCCCTTGCCATCCCCTTCGGTGGAGGGGAAA from Choloepus didactylus isolate mChoDid1 chromosome 1, mChoDid1.pri, whole genome shotgun sequence harbors:
- the SS18L2 gene encoding SS18-like protein 2, with protein sequence MSVAFVPDWLRGKAEVNQETIQRLLEENDQLIRCIVEYQNKGRANECVQYQHVLHRNLIYLATIADASPTSTSKTMD